The nucleotide sequence AGGTTATGATTCCGCCGCACATTGTTGCGGGATGGTGAACGCGTTGCGGCAGAGATTGGTTTAGTAAAATGTTAGAAATCGAACAAAAAAACGGAAAAACATCGCGTAAACAAATGAGActttgaaaggaaaaaaaaaagagaaaaaatattgtaaataaacGATGACatattaaaatgaaattataaatcaaaaaatgtataattattaaatatcacaaaaaaaaaaaaaattatgtcattattagtaattaaatttttACTTTTGTTGTTATCTTTTGTCTTCCAAACTACTCCTATAACCACATAAATAAATATAGTCCTTAATTGTTATCTAAAATATTTATAAGATAAGAAATAAAATGAAACTTTATGAAATTATCAAAGTAGGGAGGGTTCTGTAGTTGGAATGCAATGGGACCCATATCTAATttgattaaattaaataaaaaagttGAAAAGGAAACCATATTGTGAAAAACTGTGGGCTGGATACGCTCTCTCTCCTAGGCCCTAGCTATTCTCATATCTCTTTCCTCTCCAAATATCTGAATTGTTTTCTTCTCCCTAATCTTTCTATATCTCCTTATTCTTTTCAAAACATCAATCTATGTATGTATTTTCCTCACTGCAGTTCTAAATTATGACTTCGATTATTAAGATATTAATTAATACCCGAATAATGTTGATTTTTTTGTGGTAACCACCACCGCTATAAAACCACCGCCATAAAACCGTTACAACCACCACCGTCGTAACACCATCACAATTACCTCCAAAACATCCCCGACAACACAACCTTCAAAATACTACCGGTAACACCACTTCTTTCTCTCTTGTTCTCGCTGATGATCCTTTTTTAGATCTGTTTTTTTTCTTCAtatgtttattatttatttatttatatttttttttcagattttggtgatggtggtggttgccATATGAATAATATGATGGTCACTGTTGGTGACGTTAGACGGTGGTGATGGGGGTACGGTGGTGGTGGATGGAGATTAAATGTTGTGGTTGAACTGTATTGAGAGTTgaaaaagagaagaaaaaaaaaaccgcTACAGTTTTACAGTAAAAATGGGGTATTTGGCGGGTACCTAATGGGTCCCTATTGGATGTCGATTACGCAAGTTAGTATGTATAGTAATAAATACGAGATTTATATTAGTGAGGCCAAAATGAGATATCACGTGTCAATTTAATGTTCAAGACATAATTCGGTATACATCAATTTATGCGACTTAATTGATGGAGATATATATCCATCACCACTattacttcttcaatttaaatgTTCTAAAATACCTTtaaataataacttatacaaatttTTTGTTAAATATTATTGAAGAATATTTTGAGAAATAAGATACAAATGATGGTGGAGGAACTAAAAATAGGTGTGAATATATCATCTCCTTTAatggatgataatgataatgatagcttTTGATAATCAACGTGTGGTTTACATTAACACAATGCCATCTTTCTAACCTCATCCACAAACTCTTGTAAATTCCGATCAGATGAACCACCTTCCGCCACCGCTTCCTCCGCCGCTTTCTTCCACTTCATCACATTCTTCTTCATCTCCGCCGCTTTTACGCCGCCACTCGCCTCCCTCAAACACTCCTCCACCTCCTTCCGACTAACCACCCTATTCTCAGCCTCACCCCTACTCATTCTAATCCCTACTTTCCATTCATCAACTAAATACTTCGCATCAGTCACTTGATCTCCCCAGTACGGAAACGCCACTACCGGAACACCGCTAGACAACGCCTCTAACGTCGAGTTCCACCCACAATGAGTCACGAAACACGACACAGATGTATGTCTCAAAACCACTGCTTGTGGGCTCCACTGAACCACCTTCCCCCTCTCACCGGCCTCTTCGATAAACCCCTCCGGCAACCACCCAGATTCCGATCCGTCATGCATCTTTCCTTTTCTCAAAACCCACAAAAACGACACTCCTGAATTTAGTAGACCATATGCCAGCTCAGTCACCTGTTCTTGGCTGAACAAAACAATACTACCGAACGATATATAAACAACCGATGAAGTCTCCTTCGAGTTGAGCCACTCGAGACACTCGTCCGCTTTTATCAAGTCACCGAAAATGTTTAAGCTCGTTTCAAGTAACGGGTTTTTGAACAGCGGGCCCACTGCTCGGATATGACATATTTTAGACATGTACCTGCAACAGTGCGGgatccagaaatttttttttataagaCAGAACgttataaaattaaattaaaaaaaataacgtTGAACTTTAACGTTAAAGGCTGACCCAGTTGCTCTGCACTGGATCCGCCCCTGCGTACCTAATCAGATCATCTTCAAGTTCTTGAAAAGATTCAATTAGTACACAATATGTTTTTGACAAGTTCTTGAATTGACCTAGAAGAGCACTTCCGAAAACCTTATACGGCGTTGAAGGGTGTAAAAAGCTCGGAATCTCATCGGACTTCAACACTGGCATGTTCGGAATTCGAACATCGATATCTGGTTGTTGTTCAGTTGGAAAAGGAACTAatgaattataaaaatgataatacaacGAAAAACAAGCACAAGACTGCACCCAAAGTGTTGCACAAGGGATGTTAAGCTCTTCTGCCACGTCACAAACCCACGACACAAAAGGATTGTTAATTAGACACGAGACAGGGCAGCCGTTTCGTTTATGGCGGTTGATGATTTCAGTAACTGATTTCTTGCCATAATTTTCGAGCTTATTCATGTACGTATTAAAATCATGGCGCTCGTCATCGTTGTCATCGGATACACCATCGTCAAAGAACTCAAACCGAATCATGCCACCACAGTCGCCCACCGGAACAGGATCACCGGAGACGGGTGCACCAGCATCCTTCATTTTCTTTCCGGTGGCTTTGGTGGCGGAGAAGGTGACTAGAAGGTTGCCCTTTGATGCAAGAAGTTTGCCGAGTCTAAGAAGTGGGTTTACGTGGCCTTGTCCCGGAAAGGTGACCAGAAACACGTGCACAAGATCTTGTTTCGAGCCCATTGATAAACCTCCAACTTGAGAGATATAAATTTTGTCAAGAAAGATATATGCTGGCAATGAGATTTTAACCTTAAATCTCttttaagaatattaaaacttCAACCACTGAGAGAGATGGTTTTAAATGGATTGAAGTATGGATTAAAAAGAGATGTTCATTTATAAAAGATAGAGTTCCAGAAGCAACAAAAGCTTCACATTGTACGTGTGGTTTGTATGATATGTATGATTGCAATTTAAGTCGTAATCAGCACGTGAACGACAAATTTCACTTTCTCAGAAGGTCCCATCTGTTTCCTTTCAGACATTATTAATCTTTTTGAACAAATTCAGTCCACGTGGCCTTGAACAAACACTACTAGAAAACTGGCAATTACCGACGGCAAAATCTGTCTAAAATCCGTACCAAAAATCGTTTACCGACGGATTTTCGACGGATTTGGGTGGACCCTAAAATCGCCATCGGTAATATTTTCCGACGGATTTTGCGATAATAAAAAAATTTATTCTAAGACATTTTGGTACTCATTCGTGCTCGTAAACTCGATAAAATCTTAATTATAAAAAACATCCGTCCCAAATCCGTCCCTAATTACCGACGGATTAGGGAcaaccatatatttatatatttttttaaattacgATTTAGACGAAAACGCATAAACACTTATTCCTAAATTCATCTACTCCCTCCGTTccactacaagtgtccacttactttttgcacacaattttaggaaatcccactaacttcattctccaccaatcagaaatcttctctctccagaataacctcttctcattggttgaaacatAAAGTGGACACTTGatatgggacatcccaaaatagaaatgcGGACACTTatggtgggacggaggtagtatattAGTTAACAAACAATTTAAAAATACTAAGTACCGATAAATGCAAACACACGTACGGGTATGCATATATCCACTAACAACGATTATGGAACTTATATATAAAAACACTAGATCAACGGCATACATCGACAAACGTATAATATATTGATGTATATCTGTTATATTTGATAGTGAAAGTTTTTTCTAAGACATTGTAGTACTTATATGTGTTCATTCGTGCTCGtaaactcgataaaatctcaattataaaaaaaaaatatgtcccAAATCCGTCCCTAATTACTGACGGATTAGGGACGaccatatatttatataattttttaaatTGCGATTTAGATGTAAACGCATAGACACTCATTCCTAAATACATCTATATTAGTTAACAAACAATTTAAAATTAGTAAGTACCGTATAAATGCAAATACACATATTAGTATGCATATATTCATTAACAACAATTATGGAACTTATATATAAAAACACTATATCAAAGGTATACATCCAACAAACGTATCATATATTGATGAATATATGTTATATTTAATAGTAAAAGTGTATTCTAAGACATTTCTGTACTTATACGTGTTCATTCTTGCTCGTAAACTCGATAAAATCTCATGTATAAAAAACATTCATTTTTAATTACCGACGGATTAGGGACGgtcttatagttatatatatattttttaattgcgAGTTAGACGAAAATGCATGACCGTCGCAAATCCGTCGCAAAACATTATATTTAGGGATGGATTATGGACAGATTTCTGGACGTAGCTAATCTGTCGGTAATTTGTAGCAGAAGTTATATTTAGGGACAGATTACCGACGAAAATGTTGTCGTAGTTAATCTGTCGCTAAACCGTCGTAAATGTGTGTTTAATTTATTTTTTATGAGTGCGTTGGAAAGTCGTTGGAAATCCGTCGGTATTTAGGGACGGAATTATAGGCCGTCGCAAATCCGTAGCTAATTTCAGATTTTCTAGTAGTGAAAACCGGCCTTGAGAAAGCCAGTTATAGTTATACTACTCatgtaagatttttttttttttaagtaattaTTTTTTGGATAAGATTTTCAATATTGGGAAAGATTCCTCAACGCCGGTTTTGTTCATGTCACCAGAAACCGGTTTTTCTAGGCCGGTTTTGCGGATGTGGGCAGCTAAACTGGTTACCTATGGACTGAGAAAGTTCTGACTATATAGAAACCGACCTTCCCAATACCGATTTTTGTACTTTTTGTGTCTTTTGAAGCCGACCTTCTCAAGGCTAGTTTTCATTCAATTATAGCTCTACCATTATTGACTAAAACCATATCTTGATATGATCATCTTTTACTGTTATTTATtccaatcattatatatatatatatatatatatatatatatatatatatatatatatatatatatatatatatatatatatatatatatatatagtcaaaagttcaaacgagaactacaAAAAGGGCTAGAACTACGAGTacttttaatttacaaagattttTACATGTGAGAACTACGAGAACtataaatgttgatggagagtaaaAATGAACAAAAAATAGATTGAAAAAATTTATATTTTGcctatatatttaaacatatagattctagttcacatgtgcatatttgtttgtgaACATGTAAACagattcatataattaacaatttaacatgcaatttgtggtaatgaacatatgtttgttaaagaTATGAACAttacatttgcatgtaatttgttgcatttaaatgcataaaaactatgaaattaaaaacTTCTCTTAACTTATTTCCTTTCTTTGTTCTTTGGAGACTAGTCATCTAGAACCGACTTCTATCTATGGTGCTTTTATTGAGTTCATCCTTCAATGAATCACTCGCTACTAACACCCAACTCCTCACCACTCTCGTTGAGATGACGGAAAAGTTGGTTACCGTGTATCAAACCAGGAACGCTATccatgaactacaaacttgaattgAAGCTGTTACaaactgatatggccaaaacggacgattttatatatgcggtgtcgttaggtcgcaagatgTCAAAATTAGCTATCAGGAGaggagcaatagttttaaatttatatttagtgtaGCTCGGTCTAAATATAAGTACGGCAACTtatggcctaaatcgtactactccttattatggtgagtaagggaagtatgacatagggtcgaatttttaagaagtcagtagaatcgaacctatttaACTTAAGATAATCATAAAGTAGAGGAGTAGTTGTAAATTTCCTAAATttggtttttctagtttataagataaaataaagtaaatgcgataaaatttgtaattcagataaggttaaaacaagtgcatactatgatttcgttagttactttgCTGAGATTATGGATTGttagctcatgaataggtagtgacttaGTATTTATTACACTGATCCTACCGtccatgtcataagacatgtcactaggtaatgcgttaggcttgaagattctgaatagacaggaaCGTCtcatacccccgacgcccgtgcagcttGATTATAGACATACACGTTTAATCGGCTCATCCAATAGAGTGactcggttaggtgacgtattaacattcaaaaaagtctaaactttcttaagcataataaggTACAAGGTATTCCATATTCTAGAGACGCGACTTGTGTCGatactttcgttaatgattggttttaaaagatagttaagcCCTTacaaagagtttaaccataaagaacaccatgtacAAGTCGGTGCGACCTCCACTAACACGTCCGGTTATCCTACCGGTCCAATTCTTTAtgagtttaaacaaacagttccttagttAACTATGAATCCTTCAAGtgaggtgcaatgcttgagaccgcgttatggtgaagtgtactaatcagcactaaccgggttccatggccttacttagcagaggtacagcttacaacagccgttgtgcttcagcatgcacttacgaagtttatatgcttggtgactacactagcatggtctaggaccgacaatgtactatgggccaagttagatgtttcactacgaaagagtcatcattcagaatccaaagctcggtggacttactacaaccggtgtgccttagtCAAGCTTGCATTGTATCCGATAtaattctcttaccaaggggtgacacagatagtgtactctgaatcagggttcgcgacttcccaataatagagccaataactacgttctattagttggaaaagcgactgagtttaaaacataatcgtaaagcatctcaacaacatacgcaaaccataatattatttcggcattataactaactacatcatatatactaaagataactactcgctaatcatggtaacaatatcataaatcataataatggaGGACATTATGTAGAAAGAGAAAGAGAGAGAAGTGAATTTAAGTGTGTGGAAAAATTGATGACAAATTGCCCAATTTATATTTTTGAGTTTGGCTGGAAACGGCTGGCAAGCTGGCCTGGCAAGCCGGCGCCACAGGCCGGCGTAGGTGGCAGGTGCTAGGCAAGCCGGCTGCCTAGCCAGTTTCCTATGCCCGGTGCAGGATTGATCTGGCAAGTCGGTGCCACACTGGCAAACCGGCGTGGCAAGCCGGTGTGGCAGGATGGTTTTGGCACTGGTTTGCTGTTTTGCTTGGATCGTCTTGCtcgttcccgggatcgtaacttggttttcggggtcgtaacttgtctttcaccgttttcgctctaaaatcttcgATTTAGCTCCGTTTCACTTGATTccttttgca is from Rutidosis leptorrhynchoides isolate AG116_Rl617_1_P2 chromosome 10, CSIRO_AGI_Rlap_v1, whole genome shotgun sequence and encodes:
- the LOC139871727 gene encoding gallate 1-beta-glucosyltransferase 84A23-like; the protein is MGSKQDLVHVFLVTFPGQGHVNPLLRLGKLLASKGNLLVTFSATKATGKKMKDAGAPVSGDPVPVGDCGGMIRFEFFDDGVSDDNDDERHDFNTYMNKLENYGKKSVTEIINRHKRNGCPVSCLINNPFVSWVCDVAEELNIPCATLWVQSCACFSLYYHFYNSLVPFPTEQQPDIDVRIPNMPVLKSDEIPSFLHPSTPYKVFGSALLGQFKNLSKTYCVLIESFQELEDDLIRYMSKICHIRAVGPLFKNPLLETSLNIFGDLIKADECLEWLNSKETSSVVYISFGSIVLFSQEQVTELAYGLLNSGVSFLWVLRKGKMHDGSESGWLPEGFIEEAGERGKVVQWSPQAVVLRHTSVSCFVTHCGWNSTLEALSSGVPVVAFPYWGDQVTDAKYLVDEWKVGIRMSRGEAENRVVSRKEVEECLREASGGVKAAEMKKNVMKWKKAAEEAVAEGGSSDRNLQEFVDEVRKMALC